Part of the Alkalilimnicola sp. S0819 genome is shown below.
GGCAGCGACATGAGGATGGATTCGGTGCGCCCGCCCGACTGCAGACCAAAGCGCGTGCCCCGGTCCTGCAGCAGGTTGAATTCCACGTAGCGCCCCCGGCGATAGAGCTGGAAGTGACGTTCCCGCTCGGCATAGGGCATGTGCCGGCGGCGCTCGACGATGGGGGTGTAGGCCGGCAGGAAATGGTCGCCCACCGAGCGCATCAGGGCGAAGGCCCGCTCGAAGCCGCCCTCGTCCAGATCGTCGAAGAACAGCCCGCCCACGCCGCGGGTTTCTTCCCGGTGGGGCAGGTAGAAGTACTCGTCGCACCAGCGCTTGAAGCGCGGATAGACATCGGCGCCGAAAGGCTCGCAGGCGGCCCGTGCGGTGCGGTGCCAGTGTATCGCGTCCTCCGCGAAGCCGTAGCTGGGGGTGAGGTCGAAGCCGCCGCCGAACCACCACACCGGCGCTTCGCCTTCCCGCTCGGCGACGAAGTAGCGCACATTCGCGTGGCTGGTAGGGGCGTAGGGGTTGCGGGGGTGTATGACCAGGGAGACGCCCATGGCCTCCCAGTGGCGGCCGGCCAGATCGGGGCGGCGCTCGGTGGCGGCGGCCGGGAGTGCGTCGCCGAAGACTTGGGAGAAATTCACTCCGCCCTGCTCGAAGGTTTCGCCGTCCTTGAGCACCCGGCTGCGGCCGCCCCCGCCGCCGTCTCGCGTCCAGGCGTCCTCGACGAAGCGGGCTTCGGGCTCGAAGGTTTCCAGCTCCCGGCAGATGCGGTCCTGGAGCTGTAGGAAGTAGGTTTTTACGGCTTCGGTGTTCATGGGGCGTTCAATGGCTTGTGGGGCATCGGACGGGGTGGGGAGTGCTCGATTCCGCCGGCAGCGGCATCGAGGCTACGCAGAGCCCGTGGGTTTTTCGGCTGACGGGCGTCATGCGGATGACTCGCCTGGGTCGCCGGCGCGGATAACGCGGCCGCTTTGCAGGTCGCGGATTTCGGTGGGGCGGCGGAGGCCGCCCAGGGGGGCGTTGAGGACGCCGGCGAGCTGCCCTCCGAAGATGCTGCGCGCGCGCAAGGCGCTGCGAGCCGGGGCCTGGCCGCTGCGGTTGGCGCTGGTGGAGACCAGTGCGCCGCCGAAGGCGCGGCACAGGGCCGCGGCGGGCTCATGGGCGGTGACCCGCACGGCCAGGGTGTCATGATGGCCGCTCAGCCAAGCGGGAACATCGGCGGCCTTGGGCACCAGCCAGGTGATCGGGCCGGGCCAGTGTTCGGCGAGCTGCTGCTCCTGGTGAGGGCTCAACGGCGCCAGCCAGGGGCGCAGCTGGTCCAGATCCGCGGCGATGAGAATCAGCCCCTTGGCCGCTTGCCGGCCCTTGAGCGCCAGCAGACCGGCGACGGCGGCGGGATTGGCCGGGTCGCAGCCCAAGCCGTAGACCGCCTCGGTGGGGTAGGCGATGACGCCACCCCCGCGCAGGCGGCGCACCAGGGGGGCGAGGCGATACACCGCGGTCATGCAGCGCCCCCAGGCTAGCTCTTGGACTTGGCCGCGCCCTTGCGCGGCGCGGCGCGGCGGCCCTTGCGCTCCGGGGCGGCGGCCAGCAGCTCCTTGCACTCTTCCAGGCTGAGCGACTCCGGATCCCGGTCCTTGGGGATGCGGGCGTTCTTCTTGCCGCCCTTGATGTACGGCCCGTAGCGCCCGCGCAGGATCTGGATGTCCTCACCTTCCTTGTCGAAGTCGCGAATCAGCCGGTTGGCGTCGGCTTCCTTCTTCGCGGCGATCAGCTCCAGGGCGCGTTCGCGGCTGATGGTATAGGGGTCGTCGTCCTTGGTCAGTGAGGCGAATTTCTTGTCGTAGCGCACATAGGGGCCGAAGCGGCCGATATTGACGCTGATGGGCTCGCCCTCGGGGGTTTCGCCCAGGTCCCGCGGCAGGGCGAACAGGGGCAGGGCCTCTTCCAGGGTGATGGTGTCCAGGCTCTGGCCCGGGCGCAAGCCGGCGAACTTGGGCTTTTCCTCATCGTCCCGGGTGCCGATCTGCACGAAGGGGCCATAGCGGCCCATGCGCGCGGTGACCGGCCGGCCGCTCTTCGGGTCGGTGCCCAGTTCACGGGCCTGCAGCACTTCGCTGCGGGAAACCTCGGCCTTTTCCTCCACCCGTGCCTGGAAGGGCTTCCAGAACTGCTCGAGCAGCGGCACCCACTCGCGCTCGCCGCGGGAGACGGCGTCCAGGTCATCCTCGAGCCGCGCGGTGAACTCGTAGTCCACGTACTGCTCGAAGTGCTCGGTGAGGAATTTGCTGACGATCCGGCCGATGTCGGTGGGCCGGAAGCGGCGGTTCTCCAGCTCCACGTACTTGCGCGCGGTGAGCGTGGAGATGATGGAGGCATAGGTGGAGGGGCGGCCGATGCCGTATTCCTCCAGGGTGCGCACCAGGCTCGCTTCCGAGTAGCGCGGCGGCGGCTCGGTGAAGTGCTGCTCCGGGCGCAGTTCCAGCAGTTTGACCTGCTCGCCCTCGTCGAGCTGGGGCAGGAACTTCTCGCCCGGCTCGCCCTTGCTGTCGTCGCGGCCTTCCTGGTAGACGGCCATGAAGCCCGGGTCGGCGATGCTGGAGCCGGTGGCGCGGAAGCTGTTGCCCTCGCCGCAGGCGAGATCCACCGCCACGGTGTCGATGGTGGCGTGGATCATCTGGCAGGCCATGCTGCGCTTCCAGATCAGCTGATAGAGCCGGAACTGGTCGTCGGAGAGTTTGGCCCTGGCCTGTTCGGGCAGCACGCGCACGGAGGTGGGGCGTACCGCCTCATGGGCCTCCTGGGCGTTCTTGGCCTTGGTCTTGTAGGCCTGCGGGCTGCCCGGGACCTTGTCCTTGCCGTAGCGCTCGGCGATCAGTTCGCGCATCTCCCCCACGGCCTCGTTGGACAAGGCCACGGAGTCGGTACGCATGTAGGTGATCAGGCCCACGGAGCCGGAGCCCAGATCCACGCCTTCATAGAGCTGCTGGGCCACGCGCATGGTGCGCTGGGCGGAAAAGCCCAGCTTGCGCGAGGCTTCCTGCTGCAGGGTGGAGGTGGTGAAGGGCGGGGCCGGGTTGCGCCGGCGCTGCTTCTTCTCGACCTTGCTGACGGTGAGTGCGCCGCCGGCGGCCTCCCGCAGCAGCTTTTCCACCCGCCGGGCCTCGGGCTCGGCATTGATGTCGAACTGCTCCAGGCGCTTGCCTTCCAGGGTGTGGAGCTTGGCGCGGAAGGCCTCGCCGGCCTTGTCCAGATCCGCCTCCACGGTCCAGTACTCCCGGGGCTCGAAGGCTTCGATCTCCTGTTCGCGCTCGACGATCATGCGCAGCGCCGGGCTCTGCACCCGGCCGGCGGAGAGCCCCGTCTGGATCTTCTTCCACAGCAGCGGCGAGAGATTGAAGCCCACCAGGTAGTCCAGCGCGCGGCGCGCCTGCTGGGCGTTGACCATGGGGGTGGAGAGCTCGCGGGGGTGGCGCACGGCGTCCTGAATGGCGCGCTTGGTGATCTCGTGGAAGACCACCCGGTTGACCGCCTTGTCGTCGAGGATGCCCTTGTCCTTCAGCAGCTCGTAGAGGTGCCAGGAGATGGCTTCGCCTTCGCGATCGGGGTCAGTGGCGAGCAGCAGGGCGTCGGCCTTCTTCATCGCCTTGGCGATGGCGTCCACGTGTTTGGCGTTCTTGTCGATCACATCGTATTTCATGGCGAAGCCATGCTCGGGATCGACGGCGCCCTCTTTGGGGATGAGGTCGCGCACATGGCCGTAGGAGGCCAGTACCTGGTAGTCGGGGCCCAGGTACTTCTTGATGGTCCGCGCCTTGGCGGGGGATTCGACGATGACGAGATTCTTGCTCATTGCGTGTTCAGTGCACCAGTTCGGCGGGGCTGTCGAACAGCAGGTTCTCCAGCCAGACGTAGGCTTCTTCCTGACCGGGCGAGTTGAACAGCACCATCAGGATCACCCACTTGAGGGTGTCCAGATCAATCTCTTCCTCATCCAGCGCCATGGCCCGGTCGATGACCAGTTCGCGGGCGCTGGCGGAGAGGATACCCACCTGCTCGAGAAACAGCAGAAAGCCCCGGCATTCCCGGTCCAGCTTCTGCTCCTCGGCATCCGCATACAGGCGCATGGGGCCGTTGTCGCCCAGGGGCAAGTCCGCGGTGCGGCGCTCGTCGGCGAGGCCGTCCAGCCAGACGAAGGCCTTGCGAATTTCGGTCGGGGTGAAGCCCACCTCGGACAGGCTGCTCTCCAGGTCTTCGCGGTCGGGGCGGGGTTCGTCGTCGCTGTGGAAGTAGTTCTCGAACAGATACATCAGGACTTCGAACACGTTTTCTTTCATTCCAGGTCCCTTCGGGAAACACTTAACAAATCCCCCAAGCGGGGACGGGCAGGTGCATGAAACCGGAGGGTGGCCGCCGATGCTGTGCGCTGATTCACGGCGCGGACCGTGTCAGCGACGCTGATAACGCCCGCCTGCGGACGCTGTGACGTAGCCCCGTAATTCAAGTAGCAGCAGGATGGAGGAAACCACATCGGGCGTCAATCCAGTGCGCTGCAACACGAGCTCCAGCGGTGTGGGGTCATGGCCCAGGGCGTCCAGCACCTGCTGGTGTTCCGGGTCCAGCCGGTCATCCGCCGCCGTTTCCGGCGCGTTTTCGGCCTCCCGTGGCCCGGTGGCGGTCCAATCGGGCATGGCCAGGTCCGAGAGCTCCTCCAGCACGTGCTCGGCGGATTCCACCAGCTTGGCGCCGTCGCGGATCAGCCGGTGGCAGCCCTTGGCGAGGGGGTTGTGAATGGAGCCGGGGATGGCGAAGACCTCACGGCCCTGCTCCAGCGCCAGACGCGCGGTGATCAGCGAGCCGCTGTTGAGCCCCGCTTCCACCACCAGCACCCCATGGCTCAGGCCGCTGAGGATGCGGTTGCGCCGGGGGAAGTGCTCGGGCCGCGGGCCCACACCGGTGGGATATTCGCTGACCAGGCAGCCTTGCCGGGCGATGCGGTGAGCGAGTGCGCGGTGACGGGCAGGATATACCCGGTCAGGGCCGGTGCCGATCACCGCCACGGTGCCACCGCCGGCCTGCAACGCGCCCTCATGGGCGGCGGCGTCCACCCCCAGGGCCATGCCGCTGCTTACGGTCAGGCCCAGGGTGGTCAGATGCGCGGCGAACTCGCGGGCATTGTCCAGCCCGCCGGCGGAGGCCTTGCGGCTGCCGATGATGGCGAGTTGCGGCACCCGCAGCCAGTCCGGGTCGCCCACCACGAACAGCAGCGGCGGCGGGTCGGGTAGATCCCGCAGCCTGGCCGGGTAGCCGGAGCTGTCGTAGCGGAGCAGGTGGTGATGGGGCTCGGCGAGCCAGGCAAGGTCCGCGGCCAGGCCGGTTTCGTCGGGTTCGGTGCGCAGGGCGCGCCGGGCCCGGGCATCCAGGCCAGCGCCCTGGAGCTGGGCGTCCCGGGCGTTCAGTGCCGCGCCCGGGTCGCCGAAGTGCTCCAGCAGTTGCAGGAAGGCCTTGGGGCCGATGCCCGGCTGGCGCCAAAGGCGCAGCCAGTCGGCATCGGCGTGGGAAGGGGCGGGTTCAGGGGGTCTGGACGGCATCGCCCACGTTCATGGCCCGCTCGGCCTCCATGATCAGCCCCAGACTCATGCGCTCGAATACGCGGAACACGATCAGCTGTCCGCCGGGCTCCCGGGGCAGGGTGACCATCTCGGCGCGGCGGCCGGCGTAGGTGTCGCGCACCTGGCGGCCCGCTATCAGCACATCCAGCACATGGCCCTGCGCCAGGCCGTGCTCGGCGCCGCGGTTCAGGGCCACGACACTGTACTGGCCGATCTGGGTGACGCCGTCCAGCACCGCCATGATCACGCCCTCCACCTCGTGGGCGGGGGCGGTGGGTACGTAGCGGCTCTTCAGCGGGTCCTCTGGCAGGCGCAGCAGGCGGTCACCCGGCAGCACCTCGCGGGTCACTTCGGTGATGCGGAAGCTGGCCGGATCGCCCTCTTTCAGCAACACGGCCTGGCCGATGTGGATGGCCTCGTGACCGAGCAGTTCTCCGGTCTCCGGGTCCGTGTACGGGTCGCCCTTGCGCACGATGGCGTAGCCGCGCACCTGGTCCACCGGCTCGAAGCCGCGCACATAGACCGTGTCGCGGGGCGCGCCCATCACCCGCTCATCGGCGCCGGCGAGGATGTAGGGGGCCGCCTCCAGCTCCCCCTCGCTGACCACGCTGGTGCGGGTGAGGAAGGGGCGGATGGCATCCAGCGGAATGGTGTGAATGGCCTGGTCCAGCGGAATTTCACGCGCCCGGGGACTCAGCTTCACGGTGCGTTGGCCTCGCTCCACGGTCAGCCGCGGTTCGCCATCCACTCGCAGCAGACGGATGATGTCGCCGGGGTATATAAGGTGGGGGTTCTCGATCTGGGGGTTCTTGTACCAGATCTCCGGCCAGAACCAGGGCTCGTTCAGAAAGCGCCCGGAGATGTCCCAGAGCGTGTCGCCCCGTTGAACTTCGTAACGCTCGGGGCGGTCTGATCGAAAGGCATCCTGCGCGGCCATCAATGGGGCGCAGACCAGGAAGGTGACCAGCAGCCAGGCTAGCTTACGCATGCGGCAATCCCTTTAAGCTTCAAGCCCTCTGCTGTCGTGCCGGGCTTGACTTCGTTATAGTTGATTTTCGATTTGGCCCAGAGCCACTCACTATTTAGCACGATCCGCGACGGAACTTCTATGGCAGTGCTCGACATTTTGCATTACCCGGACCCGCGTCTGCGCACCGTGGCGCAGCCCGTGCCCCAGGTGGACGACGAGATTCGCCGGCTGGTGGACGATATGTTCGAGACCATGTACGAGGCGCCGGGCATCGGCCTGGCGGCCACTCAGGTCAACGTGCACCGGCGGGTGATCGTGATCGACACCTCCGAGGACCGCAGCGAGCCGCTGTGCCTGATCAACCCGGAGTTGCTGGAATTGCACGGCGAAGAGGAAATGCAGGAAGGTTGCCTGTCCGTGCCCGGCTACTACGACACCGTGCGCCGCGCCGACCGTATCCGCTTCACCGCCCTCAACCGTGAGGGCGAGCGCTATGAGCTGGAGGCCGAGGGGTTGTTGGCGGTGTGCGTGCAGCACGAGATCGACCACCTGGACGGCAAGCTCTTCGTCGATTATCTCTCCGAGCTCAAGCGCAAGCGCGTGCGCAAGAAGCTGGAAAAGATCAGCCGCGAACAGGCCGCCGCCCAGGGCGCCTGATCGCAAGCCCCATGACCACGGGCGGCCGTTCGGCCGCCCGTCTCGCCCCAGGAAGACACCGTGAAGCTGGTATTTGCCGGAACGCCCGATTTTGCCGTGCCGCCTCTGCGCGCCTTGCTGGCGGCCGGCCATGAGGTGCTGGGCGTGTACACCCAGCCCGATCGCCCCGCCGGACGCGGCCGCAAGCTGCGCCCCGGCCCGGTGAAACAGCTGGCGTTGGAACACG
Proteins encoded:
- the hemF gene encoding oxygen-dependent coproporphyrinogen oxidase translates to MNTEAVKTYFLQLQDRICRELETFEPEARFVEDAWTRDGGGGGRSRVLKDGETFEQGGVNFSQVFGDALPAAATERRPDLAGRHWEAMGVSLVIHPRNPYAPTSHANVRYFVAEREGEAPVWWFGGGFDLTPSYGFAEDAIHWHRTARAACEPFGADVYPRFKRWCDEYFYLPHREETRGVGGLFFDDLDEGGFERAFALMRSVGDHFLPAYTPIVERRRHMPYAERERHFQLYRRGRYVEFNLLQDRGTRFGLQSGGRTESILMSLPPLARWEYGWEPEPGSPEARLTTDFLRPRDWL
- a CDS encoding L-threonylcarbamoyladenylate synthase, producing MTAVYRLAPLVRRLRGGGVIAYPTEAVYGLGCDPANPAAVAGLLALKGRQAAKGLILIAADLDQLRPWLAPLSPHQEQQLAEHWPGPITWLVPKAADVPAWLSGHHDTLAVRVTAHEPAAALCRAFGGALVSTSANRSGQAPARSALRARSIFGGQLAGVLNAPLGGLRRPTEIRDLQSGRVIRAGDPGESSA
- a CDS encoding DNA topoisomerase I; this translates as MSKNLVIVESPAKARTIKKYLGPDYQVLASYGHVRDLIPKEGAVDPEHGFAMKYDVIDKNAKHVDAIAKAMKKADALLLATDPDREGEAISWHLYELLKDKGILDDKAVNRVVFHEITKRAIQDAVRHPRELSTPMVNAQQARRALDYLVGFNLSPLLWKKIQTGLSAGRVQSPALRMIVEREQEIEAFEPREYWTVEADLDKAGEAFRAKLHTLEGKRLEQFDINAEPEARRVEKLLREAAGGALTVSKVEKKQRRRNPAPPFTTSTLQQEASRKLGFSAQRTMRVAQQLYEGVDLGSGSVGLITYMRTDSVALSNEAVGEMRELIAERYGKDKVPGSPQAYKTKAKNAQEAHEAVRPTSVRVLPEQARAKLSDDQFRLYQLIWKRSMACQMIHATIDTVAVDLACGEGNSFRATGSSIADPGFMAVYQEGRDDSKGEPGEKFLPQLDEGEQVKLLELRPEQHFTEPPPRYSEASLVRTLEEYGIGRPSTYASIISTLTARKYVELENRRFRPTDIGRIVSKFLTEHFEQYVDYEFTARLEDDLDAVSRGEREWVPLLEQFWKPFQARVEEKAEVSRSEVLQARELGTDPKSGRPVTARMGRYGPFVQIGTRDDEEKPKFAGLRPGQSLDTITLEEALPLFALPRDLGETPEGEPISVNIGRFGPYVRYDKKFASLTKDDDPYTISRERALELIAAKKEADANRLIRDFDKEGEDIQILRGRYGPYIKGGKKNARIPKDRDPESLSLEECKELLAAAPERKGRRAAPRKGAAKSKS
- a CDS encoding DUF494 family protein gives rise to the protein MKENVFEVLMYLFENYFHSDDEPRPDREDLESSLSEVGFTPTEIRKAFVWLDGLADERRTADLPLGDNGPMRLYADAEEQKLDRECRGFLLFLEQVGILSASARELVIDRAMALDEEEIDLDTLKWVILMVLFNSPGQEEAYVWLENLLFDSPAELVH
- the dprA gene encoding DNA-processing protein DprA; translated protein: MPSRPPEPAPSHADADWLRLWRQPGIGPKAFLQLLEHFGDPGAALNARDAQLQGAGLDARARRALRTEPDETGLAADLAWLAEPHHHLLRYDSSGYPARLRDLPDPPPLLFVVGDPDWLRVPQLAIIGSRKASAGGLDNAREFAAHLTTLGLTVSSGMALGVDAAAHEGALQAGGGTVAVIGTGPDRVYPARHRALAHRIARQGCLVSEYPTGVGPRPEHFPRRNRILSGLSHGVLVVEAGLNSGSLITARLALEQGREVFAIPGSIHNPLAKGCHRLIRDGAKLVESAEHVLEELSDLAMPDWTATGPREAENAPETAADDRLDPEHQQVLDALGHDPTPLELVLQRTGLTPDVVSSILLLLELRGYVTASAGGRYQRR
- a CDS encoding LysM peptidoglycan-binding domain-containing protein, which encodes MRKLAWLLVTFLVCAPLMAAQDAFRSDRPERYEVQRGDTLWDISGRFLNEPWFWPEIWYKNPQIENPHLIYPGDIIRLLRVDGEPRLTVERGQRTVKLSPRAREIPLDQAIHTIPLDAIRPFLTRTSVVSEGELEAAPYILAGADERVMGAPRDTVYVRGFEPVDQVRGYAIVRKGDPYTDPETGELLGHEAIHIGQAVLLKEGDPASFRITEVTREVLPGDRLLRLPEDPLKSRYVPTAPAHEVEGVIMAVLDGVTQIGQYSVVALNRGAEHGLAQGHVLDVLIAGRQVRDTYAGRRAEMVTLPREPGGQLIVFRVFERMSLGLIMEAERAMNVGDAVQTP
- the def gene encoding peptide deformylase, with product MAVLDILHYPDPRLRTVAQPVPQVDDEIRRLVDDMFETMYEAPGIGLAATQVNVHRRVIVIDTSEDRSEPLCLINPELLELHGEEEMQEGCLSVPGYYDTVRRADRIRFTALNREGERYELEAEGLLAVCVQHEIDHLDGKLFVDYLSELKRKRVRKKLEKISREQAAAQGA